The Hydra vulgaris chromosome 14, alternate assembly HydraT2T_AEP genome includes the window TATGTTTCTTTCAAATCATCAAAGTAGTTGAGATGAACAGAACAAAGTTGAGGATTTTCgagtaaattattaaattcgctgtttttaaaacatttttcaatactGTAAGAATTTAATGTTATCCTTTTAGATTTAagtacattttgtaaaaattcaaatgaatttttatcTGTAAAATGTTCTTCTTCTACGTAATCAGATGAAGGTGAAGAATTTCCAGACTTGTGTTcgtaatatttatatcttttagatACTTCATCGAGCGCGCACACTGCGCAattgttgtgaatttttttaatgatgctatcAACGcgattcatttttttaattaaaaatgtaaaaaaaaatattttcgaaaaatttgattttttatacttttttattcattttattaaaagaatacgcttctttttttaataaaaaagcatttttttttctagttgtGGTTGTTAGATTTGGAATTTATAACCAACAGTGATCGACATCAGTGGGGAAAAAATTGTGTTAGAGAATTATGTTTACGATACATCggtgataaaaaatattttcacacgCAAGTCATTCCGTGTGTTAGTTATCACAAATTagatgaaaaatataaaaaagtatttttttattgtcgaAACAACATACATGGGTTAGAGTACTATCCTAGTTTTAAATACACAAGTGAAATCATATTTTGTGCATCTGTGATcgattatttaaaagaaaaattttcaaaatacgaacgaaactttgtattttataaagGTGGTTGCATGGAAAAAGATGTGTTAAATGCGATAAAGGAGCTTAAAATACTCACGTTTGATTTAAATCAGTGGTTCTTTCCAAAAATCTCTGTCTTGCCTATATATGTCAATAACGAAGATAAATGCTTGGAACATTTTTCAAATGTCAAAGATAAAACAAATTGTTGTCATCACTGCCCTCGATATAAAACATTGATGTTTTCATTGTATTTGGAAGATTTTGTAAACGGATTTACAATAAATGGCAACGTTTATGACCATGAAtactttagttttattaaatttataaaagacaaCATTCAATgtatttacatattaaaaaaagactcttgtgaatgttttgaaaatatatttaaaataaataatcttgtaTATCAACTTTTtgatatggaaaaaaaattaaaaaaataaaaaaaattgtcttgtTTATAATCCTTCTTCCGCAGTCACATAATATTTGGTGTAATGAATGTTTGTATGAATAGGTTGTTTCGATACTATTTTGTCgttttcataattataaacTTCGTCCTCTTTTCTGTATAAAAtctttgaaatgttaaaatttcttataaagaaaaaaaccatTGAGCTGTGGGAAACATttctattaaacttttttcGTGAAAATTGCAACGTTCAAAGGCTTTGTAAATGTACACTTTATCTCCTTCTTgatgtacttttttttgtaaaaaatattcataaataggAATGGGTGTGTATAGGGTGTATAAACCattatgaaaaactttatcGTCAAACGAAAAACAAGGTGGTGGGTCCACGCAAGCTGGAACAACGTAATTTAACAGTTTACAATTTTTCTTCAACTGATCATATTCCCATTTGTTAAATAGATaaggaaacaaaaaataatacttcaaaGTGGGTTTAAGTTTGCTTTTCCACGAAGTTTGCTTTTccatgttttttgatttgtaataaagtttatatacattaagAAAGTCttctagttgtttttttaattcttcgtGTTGTTTTTCTACAGTTGTTTtgattagatttaaaaaatcatcgtTTATCAGGCGACATACTTCTAGCATGCTCGTTCTCCATGATGGTGCTTGTTCTACAAAATTCATATAACGTCGTGAtggtttttcaaacaaatcaaGTCTATTTTCATAGTCTTtagctataaaaatataatataaatcctTGTGTTTTTCTTCTTCCAAGTTTAATtccaagttaaaattttttaaatacttaaagatAATGTCTTGCCATTCTTCATACGTGTTATTTAAATGGTGAAATTCAAACAACATAGGATGTAATTCATTATCTGGATAAAAAAGTTGAACAGCTTTGATGAGACTTTCGTCGAGTTGTTTGCTAGTCATTTTTTTTCACCCTTTATATAGGAAAATagagagattaaaaaaaaacaagtttttttaatattaaaacaggttttttaattcaaaaaaattacaaaaattttctttaaaaaaaattattcttcatCTTCTGGTACTTCTGGTACTTCTGGTTCgactttggtttttttttgtttcaatttcaGCAAGCTCGAGCAAAActcttttcaaattttgatttaaatttcgTGAAACGCCATTTTTAATTAACGAATTATGTAAAGATGGTTCTATAGCCAACTGTCTTGCATATTCTGTAGCATAAATTTCGTCTTCTTCTTTGGCTAATCGTATACTAAAATTGCTAAAATCGATCGTTTTTAATATGCGAGTTTTAGGGTAAGCTACTTGCATATAGGCTTTGTTTTGAGCTTCTTCCATAGTCAACATCAAACTTTCCAATACTTTTTTGGTCATTTTgttatgattaaatttaaacacCACATTATTAGTGAGTTCACCTTTGTTCATTTTAAATGTGTTGTCGTCTTAAGTCAATTTCAATTTGCTTctaaacaaataatttgttttgttgaGATCGCACATTTCTCTATATCTCCATGGTAACAAGATTTCACAGCCctcatttttatgtttgtaaatcaattcttttttattaaagttaaattgcGCCAACGGTTTAAGAGGAACAGTagaatattgtttttctttcacattttttttttctttaaattcaatgAGCCACAAAGTAACAGCTGCTAGATCTGCAAATTTAACATAGGTGTTATTATTGCAGTAAACAGTTTCAAACTCTgtcattttttgatgtttgttgTGTTGTGAATGAACTTTGAAATGGAAATGAACTCTTTTTATACTGTTTCAGTTGAAaagagagattaaaaaaaacaagtactaaacaagtttttttaaaaaaatgttaatcccTTAATCAAGAGTCTAAAGTTCAATGTGGTACGATGAACTTTAAACTTTGaactttatacttttaattcTGTTTTAATGTTAGAGATAATGTTGTTATGactactattttatataaaaagagtgAAAAAAAACTTGAGTATATCATCTTTTGGACAAGACAGCGAGATagataaaatggaaaataaagaGTTTAAATCACTCGAAATTACAGATATTCATGAGTGGtctttttatgaaacaaaagaaaGCGCTTGTTTTGATTTGAGAAGCTCAAAGGATGTTATACTTCAACCCCATCAACGTGTTTTAGTAAATACTGGAGTGTATATAGATAAAATGGATTCAAATTTAGTAGGACAGATATATTCAAAATCAGGTATAGCTTACAAATATGGTGTGGTAGTGTTAAATGCTCCAGGAATAATAGACGCCGATTATAAAGAGGAAATTAAAGTCTTATTGATGAATCATTCTAAAGAAAATTATGTGATTAAACGTGGAGATGCTATTGCTCAAATGggatttgtaaaaaagtttaaagctgtaaaaaatgtaatagaATTTAATGGGTGTTGTTGTGGTGAAGTAAAAATGTCAATGATTAAAGATGTAGAAAGAAAGGGTGGTTTTGGTTCCactggaaaataatttttttgtaaaatattttttttgttatattttgtaaaaaatttttttattttttagattagtaaaaattatGACATCATTTATTTTCACCAATGATGCAGCTTCACTGATCAATAATCCGAATTTTTTCACTAATGGATTATATGtcgacaaaataaaaaatttagattttcgATTATCCATGTTGGAAGAAATGCAACATCATGTTCAAGGCACCAAAATatggatttttgaaaattttaaagaacaGTTAAAAGATGAAAGCAAGGCTTATTATAGTGttcctttttattataaaaattatcaatttttaatgaaattgacTATCCATACGAAATGCGATAAACATGAAGAAGAAGAAATTGGTTTGTACATAATGATGTGATCTACACCTTATGATGCGATATTAAAATGGCCTTTTATCAAtcatattattacttttaaaatatgtggtCCTAAcggtaaacaaataaaaaaaagtttttcgaGTGAAAACAATGTGTTTTTTCAATGTCCAGTCAAAGATCAAGAAAATGTTGGATACGgatattgtaattttataaaaacagcaGACATTAAcgattatttaattaaaaataatttgtatatcaaatgtaaaattaggtaattttttttaaatggaatcacgatttacaacatatttttaaacattgatctgtataattttttattttttttagattaactaattaaaaaaatgagagaAGATAAAGAATACCTTCTTTGGGACGCTTGGGACGACATTAGACAATTAGATATTGAACAACATACTCGTTTACAAAACATATCATTGTTTGTAAGAAACGGTCAAGCTATTTCATTTGGTAAAGTAGTCGATAATATGATTGAAATGAAGATGAACTTTTATCGAACAATTGAAACTATTCGTCAAACTAATTcatcaaatttatatttgattgtttttgaaaatatttatgaaagatgtcaatctataaaaaaaatgatatcatCAATGAATATAAGAGATGACGATCATAGtgtagaaaattatttaatagatcTTCAATTTAtcgaaaacatttttttagaattaataacttttattaataatcataaCGAATGTAATCAAATTTAGTATATCAATTTAATCATTTAACTGTATAAACATTGttctgtataattttttattttttttagaaaaactaataaaaaatggatTGGTCTTGGTCTTGGGATACTATTTTACAACATGATGAAGAACAATATGGACGTTTATCAAATATAATGGGTTTTGTTGGTAACCGTCATTTGGATTCATTTACTCATGTAATGGAAGATATTAATGAtatgaaaagttcttttatACAATCAATTCAAGTCATGTCTTTAAATAAACTAGATTGCTATTTggacattttttctaaaattaaacttGATTGTGGCGatagagaaaaattatttatggaAAATATAGAAGATATTGTGATTGAGGATATGAACGAAATGGAAAAGAATAgttgtatttataattatatatcgAGTTTAAAAACCATTgcagaaattttttcagaattgtTAACTTTTAGTTATAAACATATTGAATGTAATCACgatttaaattatgaatttaaacatttatctgtataatttttttattttttttagattaactaattaaaaaatggatAATGAAAAATGGTCTGATGAACGCATCAAATGGATTACCAAATATTACACACTTCATCATTCTGAACGGAAATTGTGGAAGTTTTTGGAAGAATTATCacctgttttttattttcattttgttattgttaaagaatttttaactaATGACGATCATCAAGATGGCATAGTGGGACAACTTGATAAAATAACAgaaattatagataaaaataacgagcaaatcaaaaaatatctcAATATACGTCAATTTTTAATAGAGATGGTCAATTTCATGATTGTCACTTGCAATGCTGCAATTGAAGAAGAcgaatttattgtaaaaaaagaaaaggaagaaTTTGCAAGAAGAGATGAAGCCTTATTCTCTTATATGAAAGTAAACGTAGACatgaaaaattttcattatatttcaaAGCACGAAGAAagattaatgttaaaaaaaacaattaaaaattgttttactcttcttcttataaatatttttatcgagTAACTTATTATTTGACAACAAGACTGAAAAAACAATACGCGTTCGCGAAGAATtacaactttcttttttaaaaccaatggAATATTTGagtaccttttttaattaaattttttttctctttagattacataataaaaaatggtaaaattaaTAGTTCGACCAACAAACAGCATTATGGCAACAACACCAACAATTTGTCAATACATAGAATTGTGTCATCACAAAGAATGTCAAAAGACTAAACTTGTTTATGCGATAAAtgtcgaaaaaaaattttacatcaataatatcatttttagataatttttattgtaatttttttataatttttattgtttttttttagattacataataaaaaatggaaaatgaaaCAGATACAAAAGAAGAACTTTTTGAAGAAGAATTTTCagaagaactttcaaaaaattacaaagaagttTCAGCTGTTGATTATTTAGAACTTTGTGAATGTGAAAATAACTCATGTTTAGAATGTAAAAAGCGTTTTAAAGATATAACGGAAGTGTTATCAGAACTTAAAACATTAATGAATAATGTTCAAAAACTACTTGATGccaaatcttaaattttttattgtattttattatatttttttattgtatttttttagattacataataaaaaatgtcaaactttaaaatacatgTTAAACATTGCATCACTCAACTTTTATTATCAACAGCTGTTATTCACGATCAAACTCGAACGATTGGGAGGTTATTAGATCAAACAGAATCTTGTTCAAAAGAAACTTGTACTGGCTTGAGTCCTTGTGATTCTTGCGATACAATATATGATTTTGTGAAACATTATATTCgtgaagaaaatattaaaaaaactgtgcTTGAAGTGTTTgaaaattatactatattataaaacttttgtaattattttttataatttttttgtaatttttaggttacatattaaaaaatggttatGGTTATGTATTTGAAAACAAcgctaaagatttttttaagaatgaaaGTGGTTGTTTGGAAGATTGTTTGGAAGATTATCATCTTAAAGAATTGTTTCAAGAAGAAATGACTCAAGATGaattttttgaagcatttttatttttagattggCGTATGAGTGAACAAGCTTCTGTAATGTGTGAAAAAGTAGCTAAAAAAATAGGAGTTAACAAAACAATACTcttatttgtttgtaaaatacCTGATTTAGTTTATGAAGCTTTATGTAAAATAGCTCAATGCGAATGTATATCGAATtgtgtattttgtattttaaatgctTGTTACATTTATGCTGAAATaggaagaattttttaaaaaaaatgtattttttttaaattacataataaaaaattgaaaaaatataatattagcTTGCAAAAAATTGGGATTGTCTGAAGTGttgataaaaaagacttttcGTTATCATAAAGATGGTATTAATAGTTTAGCTTCGTGTGCTTGTGAATCGGATGATATGtgtcaaaaatgtaaaaagattgTGTtggaaataatattttcagaaaataaagattatgtgttaaaatataaacaacctTTTATGgataatattgaataataatattgaataccATATGgataatattgaataataatattgaatttttgtatatatatttttttgtattttttatattgaattttgtttaaactttgtatatattttttgtattttttagatttcataataaaaatggaaaataatacAATGTTggaattaatagaaaaaataaagaaaagactGAAATATTTAGCTTTTTGCACTTGCAATATGATCAATATGTGtaaagattgtaaaaaaattgctttggAATTGAGTGCAGAAAAAATAgactataaaacaatatataaacattttttagatacgATTATTTAAACACGCtcatgttatatttaaataataaaaaaaaaaatttttttatattttgtttaaattttgtatatattattttttatatttttttatatcgaattttgtatacattttttgtattttttttagattacataataaaactacacaa containing:
- the LOC136090496 gene encoding deoxyuridine 5'-triphosphate nucleotidohydrolase-like — encoded protein: MENKEFKSLEITDIHEWSFYETKESACFDLRSSKDVILQPHQRVLVNTGVYIDKMDSNLVGQIYSKSGIAYKYGVVVLNAPGIIDADYKEEIKVLLMNHSKENYVIKRGDAIAQMGFVKKFKAVKNVIEFNGCCCGEVKMSMIKDVERKGGFGSTGK